The Amycolatopsis sp. DG1A-15b genome window below encodes:
- a CDS encoding ABC transporter permease — MIRYVLRRLLQLIPVFFGTTFLIYVLVWALPGDPFSGKCGQAACPAAYVAQMTEKYHLNDNIFVQYFKYLGSLFTGDWGETFNGTSVGELIATSYPITLRLAVIAVAIEAVIGLTAGVLTGLRGKGFLDNLVLVSTTFLISLPVFVTAIVLQLALGGNGLGWIEASVSEDPSVGELIVPGIALGSLSMAYVARLSRSSIAENRRADYVRTAIAKGLPQSRVVGVHLLRNSVIPVLTFLGTDLGALMGGAIVTEGVFNINGLGRLIFRGIQDRESATVVGVVVLLVLVYLLMSLLVDLLYAVLDPRIRYD, encoded by the coding sequence ATGATCCGCTATGTCTTGCGACGGCTGCTCCAGCTGATCCCGGTGTTCTTCGGCACCACGTTCCTGATCTACGTCCTGGTCTGGGCGCTGCCCGGCGACCCGTTCTCCGGCAAGTGCGGCCAGGCCGCCTGCCCGGCGGCCTACGTCGCCCAGATGACCGAGAAGTACCACCTGAACGACAACATCTTCGTCCAGTACTTCAAGTACCTCGGGAGCCTCTTCACCGGTGACTGGGGCGAAACCTTCAACGGCACCTCCGTCGGAGAGCTGATCGCGACGTCGTACCCGATCACGCTGCGGCTGGCCGTGATCGCCGTCGCCATCGAAGCCGTCATCGGCCTCACCGCCGGCGTGCTGACCGGCCTGCGCGGCAAGGGTTTCCTCGACAACCTGGTGCTGGTGTCGACGACGTTCCTGATCTCGCTGCCGGTGTTCGTCACGGCGATCGTGCTGCAGCTCGCGCTGGGCGGCAACGGTCTCGGCTGGATCGAGGCCAGCGTGTCGGAGGATCCGAGCGTCGGCGAGCTGATCGTGCCCGGCATCGCGCTCGGCAGCTTGTCGATGGCCTACGTCGCCCGGCTGTCGAGAAGCAGCATCGCCGAGAACCGCCGCGCCGACTACGTGCGGACGGCGATCGCGAAGGGGCTGCCCCAGAGCCGGGTCGTCGGCGTCCACCTGCTCCGCAACTCGGTGATCCCGGTGCTCACGTTCCTCGGCACCGACCTCGGCGCCCTGATGGGCGGCGCGATCGTCACCGAAGGCGTGTTCAACATCAACGGTCTGGGCAGGCTGATCTTCCGCGGCATCCAGGACCGGGAGAGTGCGACCGTCGTCGGCGTGGTCGTCCTGCTGGTGCTGGTGTACCTGCTGATGAGCCTGCTCGTCGACCTGCTCTACGCCGTTCTCGACCCGAGGATCCGCTATGACTGA
- a CDS encoding ABC transporter substrate-binding protein, which produces MRRSRRLWGPTVVMTSLALVLAACGGGSGSNSTGAGETNPDGTVSVYGTEPQNALVPTNINDLGGTKAIQVMFATLVGFKGADAKPFNLMADSITTTDSKVYDIKIKQGWKFHDGTEVKAHNFIDAWNYGAYGPNGQLNTDFFSNIEGYKDVHPEDENAKPATDKMSGLVQKGDYEFQVTLDAPFSVFDIKVGYQAFAPLPDAFFKDPKGFEQHPIGNGPMKFVSRTPNQDIKLTRNDDYKGDDKVHFKDLDIKIYASQETAYQDLLSGRLDFMEALPPSAVAGGKYKNDLGDRLVTGHLLGISTIAVPYYVPGYNNLELRKAISMAIDRAQITKTVMNDTYVPADGYISQGIPGARPGVCQFCKFDPAAAKEAFQKSGFQGKLTIASNADGGRKEPLVAACNSIKNTLGVECDFVPATDFGQWRSIVTKKKLTGMGRSDWSADYPSIEDFLNPIYKTGGSSNDSSYSNPQVDALLAQADATADKDAAVKLYQQAEDLIAKDLPSIPVWDEKGVAAKSKNLKSAALDFRRMPDYPSIEVLKK; this is translated from the coding sequence ATGCGGCGTTCGCGCAGGCTCTGGGGACCCACGGTGGTGATGACCTCGCTGGCGCTCGTGCTGGCCGCGTGCGGCGGCGGCTCGGGCAGCAACTCCACGGGGGCCGGCGAGACGAACCCGGACGGCACGGTCAGCGTCTACGGCACCGAACCGCAGAACGCGCTGGTCCCGACCAACATCAACGACCTGGGCGGCACCAAGGCGATCCAGGTCATGTTCGCCACCCTGGTCGGGTTCAAGGGCGCGGACGCCAAGCCGTTCAACCTGATGGCGGACTCGATCACGACGACCGACTCCAAGGTCTACGACATCAAGATCAAGCAGGGCTGGAAGTTCCACGACGGCACCGAGGTGAAGGCGCACAACTTCATCGACGCCTGGAACTACGGCGCCTACGGGCCGAACGGCCAGCTCAACACCGACTTCTTCTCGAACATCGAGGGGTACAAGGACGTCCACCCCGAGGACGAGAACGCCAAGCCGGCCACGGACAAGATGTCCGGCCTGGTCCAGAAGGGCGACTACGAGTTCCAGGTGACGCTGGACGCGCCGTTCTCGGTGTTCGACATCAAGGTCGGCTACCAGGCGTTCGCGCCGCTGCCCGACGCGTTCTTCAAGGACCCCAAGGGCTTCGAACAGCACCCGATCGGCAACGGCCCGATGAAGTTCGTCTCGCGGACGCCGAACCAGGACATCAAGCTCACCCGCAACGACGACTACAAGGGTGACGACAAGGTCCACTTCAAGGACCTCGACATCAAGATCTACGCCAGCCAGGAGACCGCCTACCAGGACCTGCTGAGCGGGCGGCTCGACTTCATGGAGGCGCTGCCGCCGTCGGCGGTCGCGGGCGGCAAGTACAAGAACGACCTCGGCGACCGGCTGGTCACCGGCCACCTGCTCGGGATCAGCACCATCGCCGTGCCGTACTACGTGCCCGGCTACAACAACCTCGAACTGCGCAAGGCCATCTCGATGGCGATCGACCGCGCGCAGATCACCAAGACCGTCATGAACGACACCTACGTGCCCGCGGACGGCTACATCTCGCAGGGCATCCCGGGGGCGCGCCCCGGTGTCTGCCAGTTCTGCAAGTTCGACCCGGCGGCGGCCAAGGAGGCCTTCCAGAAGTCCGGCTTCCAGGGCAAGCTGACCATCGCGTCCAACGCGGACGGTGGCCGCAAGGAACCGCTGGTCGCGGCCTGCAACAGCATCAAGAACACCCTCGGCGTCGAGTGCGACTTCGTGCCCGCGACCGACTTCGGCCAGTGGCGCAGCATCGTCACCAAGAAGAAGCTGACCGGCATGGGCCGCTCGGACTGGTCCGCGGACTACCCGTCCATCGAGGACTTCCTCAACCCGATCTACAAGACCGGCGGGTCCTCGAACGACTCCAGCTACTCGAACCCTCAGGTGGACGCGCTCCTCGCGCAGGCGGACGCCACCGCCGACAAGGACGCGGCGGTCAAGCTGTACCAGCAGGCCGAGGACCTGATCGCCAAGGACCTGCCGTCGATCCCGGTGTGGGACGAGAAGGGTGTCGCGGCGAAGTCGAAGAACCTCAAGTCCGCGGCTCTCGACTTCCGGCGCATGCCGGACTACCCGTCCATCGAGGTCCTGAAGAAGTAG
- a CDS encoding Ppx/GppA phosphatase family protein, which produces MPRVAAIDCGTNSIRLLVAELTPRHDGTVDLRDLHREMRIVRLGQGVDATGELAPEALERTRAALADYTIAARRKGVEKVRMVATSATRDAKNRDEFFRMTRETLGVEAEVISGDEEARLSFTGAVGEQDPDDGPFVVTDVGGGSTELVLGTWDGKRADVLAAKSVDIGCVRITERALKSDPPTASEIATARDLAGKVLTDAFDVVDVARARTWMGVAGTVTTLSAIALGLPEYDSDRVHLSTLSAADIDRLASRLLSEDHATRAANPVIHPGRVDVIGGGAVVVQTLAEQLAARGGPTELVVSEHDILDGIALSLA; this is translated from the coding sequence ATGCCTCGTGTTGCCGCGATCGACTGTGGGACCAACTCCATCCGCCTGCTCGTCGCCGAGCTGACGCCGCGCCACGACGGCACGGTCGACCTGCGCGACCTGCACCGCGAGATGCGGATCGTCCGGCTCGGCCAAGGCGTCGACGCCACCGGCGAGCTGGCCCCCGAGGCCCTCGAGCGCACCCGGGCCGCGCTCGCCGACTACACGATCGCCGCGCGGCGCAAGGGCGTGGAGAAGGTCCGCATGGTCGCCACGTCCGCGACCCGCGACGCGAAGAACCGCGACGAGTTCTTCCGCATGACCCGCGAAACCCTCGGCGTCGAGGCCGAGGTGATCAGCGGCGACGAGGAAGCGCGGCTCAGCTTCACCGGCGCGGTGGGCGAGCAGGACCCGGACGACGGCCCGTTCGTGGTGACCGACGTCGGCGGCGGCTCGACCGAGCTGGTCCTCGGCACCTGGGACGGCAAGCGGGCCGACGTCCTCGCGGCGAAGTCCGTCGACATCGGCTGCGTCCGCATCACCGAGCGCGCGCTGAAGAGCGACCCGCCGACGGCAAGCGAGATCGCGACCGCCCGCGACCTGGCGGGCAAGGTGCTGACGGACGCGTTCGACGTGGTCGACGTCGCCCGCGCCCGGACGTGGATGGGCGTGGCGGGCACGGTGACGACGCTGTCGGCCATCGCGCTGGGGCTGCCGGAGTACGACAGCGACCGGGTGCACCTGTCCACTTTGAGCGCGGCGGACATCGACCGGCTCGCGTCCCGCCTGCTCAGCGAGGACCACGCCACCCGCGCGGCCAACCCGGTGATCCACCCGGGCCGGGTCGACGTGATCGGCGGCGGCGCGGTGGTGGTCCAGACCCTGGCCGAGCAGCTGGCGGCCCGGGGCGGCCCGACGGAGCTCGTCGTCAGCGAGCACGACATCCTCGACGGCATCGCCCTCTCCCTCGCCTGA
- a CDS encoding lytic murein transglycosylase has protein sequence MRVRRLPDAVGSYARRFGIRHRTAYPLITGILAVVPALVAGGGTLGWLGGHTRDAALAQGYDPGHAALQQIAVDGTLPGAPTPMPLPAYELPDGPLGIPATALKAYQNAADILGRELPACHIDWALIASIGRIESNHARGGYVDGFGTTREPILGPQLNGQGGFAAIPDTDQGLLDTDPVWDRAVGPTQFIPGTWKGYASDGNGDGKSDPNNLFDAALATGRYLCSGGFDVAKPDQLRGAIYRYNNSDTYVNTVILWADAYRNGIMQVPDSTVPVGAPNAAALPAPPSIPPPPVPPTTVSTPPPATGTSTPPTTTTTPDSCTKPPTTTVIPTTVVSITTVPAPTSTPTDETTTTTKTTPPEPTCGQVVTSVSTSTTVTTTTVEPATPAG, from the coding sequence ATGCGTGTGCGGCGGCTGCCAGACGCAGTCGGGAGCTACGCGCGAAGATTCGGGATCCGCCACCGCACCGCGTACCCGCTGATCACCGGCATCCTGGCCGTGGTCCCGGCGCTGGTCGCCGGCGGTGGCACCCTCGGCTGGCTCGGTGGGCACACCCGCGACGCCGCGCTCGCCCAGGGCTACGACCCCGGGCACGCCGCCCTCCAGCAGATCGCCGTCGACGGCACCCTCCCCGGTGCGCCCACCCCGATGCCCCTGCCGGCCTACGAGCTCCCCGACGGCCCGCTCGGCATCCCGGCCACCGCGCTCAAGGCGTACCAGAACGCCGCCGACATCCTCGGCCGCGAGCTGCCCGCGTGTCACATCGACTGGGCGCTGATCGCCAGCATCGGCCGGATCGAGTCCAACCACGCGCGCGGCGGCTACGTGGACGGTTTCGGGACCACCCGCGAGCCGATCCTCGGCCCGCAGCTCAACGGTCAGGGCGGGTTCGCCGCGATCCCGGACACCGACCAGGGCCTGCTCGACACCGACCCGGTGTGGGACCGCGCGGTCGGCCCGACCCAGTTCATCCCGGGGACGTGGAAGGGCTACGCCTCCGACGGCAACGGCGACGGCAAGTCCGACCCGAACAACCTCTTCGACGCGGCCCTGGCCACCGGCCGCTACCTGTGCTCCGGCGGGTTCGACGTGGCCAAACCGGACCAGCTGCGCGGGGCGATCTACCGCTACAACAACTCCGACACGTACGTGAACACGGTGATCCTGTGGGCGGACGCCTACCGCAACGGGATCATGCAGGTGCCGGACAGCACGGTGCCGGTCGGCGCCCCGAACGCGGCGGCGCTGCCCGCACCGCCGTCGATCCCGCCCCCGCCGGTCCCGCCGACCACGGTCTCGACACCTCCTCCGGCGACGGGCACCTCGACGCCGCCGACCACGACCACCACGCCGGATTCGTGCACGAAGCCGCCGACCACGACGGTCATCCCGACGACCGTCGTGAGCATCACGACCGTGCCTGCGCCGACGTCCACGCCGACCGATGAGACCACCACGACGACGAAGACCACGCCGCCGGAACCGACGTGCGGGCAGGTCGTCACCTCGGTCAGCACGTCGACCACCGTGACCACGACGACCGTCGAGCCGGCAACACCCGCCGGTTAG
- a CDS encoding DUF501 domain-containing protein — protein sequence MRVNSTQQHRFEPVTDADREIIAEQLGRPPRALRAIAARCPSGHPSVVQTSPRLENGTPFPTLYYLTCPKLNSMIGTIEASGIMKEMTERLTTDPELAAQYQRTHEVYLAERDAIEPLGHQVTAGGMPGRVKCLHVHVAHALAVGPGVNPFGDETLALLKANGWPTGDCAA from the coding sequence ATGCGCGTGAACAGCACGCAGCAGCACCGGTTCGAGCCCGTCACCGACGCCGACCGCGAGATCATCGCGGAGCAGCTCGGGCGGCCGCCGCGGGCGTTGCGCGCCATCGCCGCGCGGTGCCCGAGCGGGCACCCCTCCGTGGTGCAGACCAGCCCGCGGCTGGAGAACGGGACGCCGTTCCCGACGCTCTACTACCTCACCTGCCCGAAGCTGAACTCGATGATCGGCACCATCGAGGCGTCCGGGATCATGAAGGAGATGACGGAGCGGCTGACCACCGATCCCGAGCTCGCCGCGCAGTACCAGCGCACCCACGAGGTCTACCTCGCCGAGCGGGACGCCATCGAGCCGCTCGGCCACCAGGTCACCGCCGGTGGCATGCCCGGCCGCGTCAAGTGCCTGCACGTGCACGTGGCCCACGCCCTCGCCGTCGGCCCGGGTGTGAATCCGTTCGGTGACGAGACGCTGGCCCTGCTTAAGGCCAACGGGTGGCCCACGGGGGACTGCGCCGCGTAA
- a CDS encoding septum formation initiator family protein has protein sequence MSTTRRAAVVAIVVCALAFTIAVPLRTYLSQRTEVREQQAQQAQLQQEVAQLQGRKAELSDPAQIEAEARRRLRYVKPGETPYIVQLPEDKAPDAAPPAGQQQVAGSSWYENLWNQVSGG, from the coding sequence ATGTCCACCACCCGCCGCGCGGCGGTGGTGGCGATCGTGGTGTGCGCGCTGGCGTTCACCATCGCCGTGCCCCTGCGCACGTACCTCTCCCAGCGGACCGAGGTCCGCGAACAGCAGGCGCAGCAGGCCCAGCTGCAGCAGGAGGTCGCTCAGCTCCAAGGCCGCAAGGCCGAGCTGAGCGACCCCGCGCAGATCGAGGCCGAAGCCCGCCGGCGGCTGCGGTACGTCAAGCCGGGCGAGACGCCGTACATCGTCCAGCTGCCGGAGGACAAGGCGCCCGACGCGGCCCCGCCGGCCGGACAGCAGCAGGTCGCGGGCAGCTCCTGGTACGAGAACCTGTGGAACCAGGTCTCGGGCGGCTGA
- the eno gene encoding phosphopyruvate hydratase, with amino-acid sequence MALIEQVGAREILDSRGNPTVEVEVALDDGTLARAAVPSGASTGEHEAVELRDGDTGRYNGKGVERAVAAVLDEIGPEMVGIEAVDQRIVDQKLVDLDGTPAKSRLGANAILGVSLAVAKAAAESAELELFRYLGGPNAHVLPVPMLNILNGGSHADSNVDVQEFMIAPIGAETFREALRWGAEVYHSLKSVLKGRGLSTGLGDEGGFAPNLANNREALDLILQAIEKAGYTPGRDVALALDVAATEFFADGAYTFEGTKRSAEQMSAYYGELLANYPLVSIEDPLSEDDWDGWVTMTAEVGEKVQIVGDDLFVTNPDRLEEGITRRAANALLVKVNQIGTLSETLDAISLATSFGYKSMMSHRSGETEDTFIADLAVATGVGQIKTGAPARGERIAKYNQLLRIEETLGDAARYAGELAFPRFSAEA; translated from the coding sequence GTGGCTCTCATCGAGCAGGTAGGCGCGCGCGAGATTCTGGACTCGCGCGGCAACCCGACGGTCGAGGTGGAGGTGGCTCTCGACGACGGCACCCTGGCGCGGGCCGCGGTCCCGTCGGGTGCGTCGACCGGTGAGCACGAGGCGGTCGAGCTGCGGGACGGCGACACCGGCCGGTACAACGGCAAGGGCGTCGAGCGCGCGGTCGCCGCGGTGCTCGACGAGATCGGCCCGGAGATGGTCGGCATCGAGGCCGTCGACCAGCGGATCGTCGACCAGAAGCTGGTCGACCTCGACGGCACCCCGGCGAAGTCCCGCCTCGGCGCGAACGCCATCCTCGGCGTCTCGCTGGCCGTCGCGAAGGCCGCCGCCGAGTCGGCCGAGCTGGAGCTGTTCCGCTACCTGGGCGGCCCGAACGCGCACGTGCTGCCCGTGCCGATGCTGAACATCCTCAACGGCGGTTCGCACGCGGACAGCAACGTCGACGTCCAGGAGTTCATGATCGCGCCGATCGGCGCGGAGACCTTCCGCGAGGCCCTGCGCTGGGGCGCCGAGGTCTACCACTCGCTGAAGTCGGTGCTGAAGGGCCGCGGCCTGTCGACCGGTCTCGGCGACGAAGGCGGCTTCGCGCCGAACCTGGCGAACAACCGCGAGGCGCTCGACCTGATCCTGCAGGCCATCGAGAAGGCCGGCTACACCCCGGGCCGCGACGTCGCGCTCGCCCTCGACGTCGCCGCGACCGAGTTCTTCGCCGACGGCGCATACACCTTCGAGGGCACCAAGCGCAGCGCCGAGCAGATGTCCGCCTACTACGGCGAGCTCCTGGCGAACTACCCGCTGGTCTCCATCGAGGACCCGCTGAGCGAGGACGACTGGGACGGCTGGGTCACCATGACCGCCGAGGTCGGCGAGAAGGTCCAGATCGTCGGCGACGACCTGTTCGTCACCAACCCGGACCGCCTGGAGGAGGGCATCACCCGCCGCGCCGCCAACGCGCTGCTGGTGAAGGTCAACCAGATCGGCACCCTGTCCGAGACGCTCGACGCGATCTCGCTGGCCACGTCGTTCGGCTACAAGTCGATGATGAGCCACCGCTCCGGCGAGACCGAGGACACCTTCATCGCGGACCTGGCGGTCGCCACCGGCGTCGGCCAGATCAAGACCGGTGCCCCGGCCCGCGGCGAGCGGATCGCCAAGTACAACCAGCTGCTGCGCATCGAGGAGACCCTCGGTGACGCCGCCCGGTACGCCGGCGAGCTGGCCTTCCCGCGGTTCAGCGCCGAGGCCTGA
- a CDS encoding VOC family protein yields MSSGYRGLAPYLYYSDATAALAWLTRTFGFTEEVRFCDAAGEVFQATLRAGDARIQLAGVGPDYWQAKGVDGPVGQLNIVYVDDVDEHYERISAALGDECELDPPQDQPYGARVYTVADLGGNSWTFWQQTSETVELPPGWQAIRAEG; encoded by the coding sequence ATGAGCAGCGGGTACCGGGGCCTGGCGCCCTACCTCTACTACTCCGACGCCACGGCGGCGCTCGCCTGGCTGACCAGGACCTTCGGCTTCACCGAGGAGGTCCGGTTCTGCGACGCGGCGGGCGAGGTCTTCCAGGCGACGCTGCGCGCGGGCGACGCGCGGATCCAGCTCGCCGGTGTCGGGCCGGACTACTGGCAGGCCAAGGGCGTCGACGGCCCGGTCGGCCAGCTCAACATCGTCTACGTCGACGACGTGGACGAGCACTACGAGCGGATCTCCGCCGCGCTCGGGGACGAGTGCGAGCTCGATCCGCCGCAGGACCAGCCGTACGGCGCCCGGGTGTACACCGTCGCCGATCTCGGGGGCAACAGCTGGACGTTCTGGCAGCAGACGTCGGAGACCGTCGAGCTGCCGCCGGGCTGGCAGGCGATCCGCGCGGAGGGCTGA
- a CDS encoding tetratricopeptide repeat protein, which yields MTDAAAASQPPEESWFHAFRQAEDLVGRRRPLDALKALQPLLESETDKPSVHLLAGRAYFHSAQLRRAEEALTRVLELDPTDHYARFVLGRTLQRLGRFVEALAQMRMASAMNPVPEYLEAINEVKARIALREP from the coding sequence ATGACGGACGCCGCAGCTGCTTCGCAGCCTCCCGAGGAGTCGTGGTTCCATGCCTTCCGCCAGGCCGAAGACCTGGTCGGCCGCCGTCGCCCGCTCGACGCGCTGAAGGCGTTGCAGCCCCTCCTCGAATCCGAAACGGACAAACCGTCGGTGCACCTGCTGGCCGGGCGCGCCTACTTCCACTCCGCTCAGCTGCGGCGCGCCGAAGAGGCGTTGACCCGGGTGCTCGAACTGGACCCGACCGACCACTACGCGCGGTTCGTCCTGGGCCGCACGCTGCAGCGCCTCGGCCGGTTCGTCGAGGCGCTGGCGCAGATGCGGATGGCCTCGGCGATGAACCCGGTGCCGGAGTACCTCGAGGCGATCAACGAGGTCAAGGCCCGTATCGCGCTGCGCGAACCCTGA
- a CDS encoding murein transglycosylase — MVTGVVLLVTIGVRNPDAPAASPPVQPAIAIPEQRPQPGAEAPRAGLAAPVDRPQVSDRAELDAWATRVAGKTHVPVRVLAAYGRAEMWMQRQKATCHLSWATLAGIGRVENERGEFDLAAIGADGRVAKPVVGPPLDGSPGVPAVHDSDGGKLDGDKSWDHAIGPMQFLPSTWKKYQERANGDGGTPDPQNIDDAAFTAARFLCSGGDDLGTPAGWWRAILFYNQALAYGQDVFSAADAYAEASVAP; from the coding sequence GTGGTCACCGGGGTGGTCCTCCTCGTGACCATCGGTGTCCGGAACCCCGACGCGCCCGCCGCGTCGCCGCCGGTCCAGCCGGCGATCGCCATCCCCGAACAGCGTCCGCAGCCCGGCGCCGAAGCGCCGCGGGCCGGGCTCGCCGCGCCGGTCGACCGGCCGCAGGTGTCCGACCGGGCCGAGCTGGACGCGTGGGCGACCCGCGTCGCGGGCAAGACGCACGTCCCGGTGCGCGTGCTGGCGGCCTACGGGCGCGCGGAGATGTGGATGCAGCGCCAGAAGGCGACGTGCCACCTGTCCTGGGCGACGCTCGCGGGCATCGGCCGGGTCGAGAACGAGCGCGGGGAGTTCGACCTCGCGGCGATCGGCGCGGACGGCCGGGTGGCGAAGCCGGTGGTCGGCCCGCCGCTGGACGGCTCGCCGGGCGTCCCGGCGGTGCACGACAGCGACGGCGGCAAGCTCGACGGCGACAAGTCGTGGGACCACGCGATCGGCCCGATGCAGTTCCTGCCGTCGACGTGGAAGAAGTACCAGGAGCGCGCGAACGGCGACGGCGGTACCCCGGACCCGCAGAACATCGACGACGCGGCCTTCACGGCGGCCCGGTTCCTGTGCTCGGGCGGCGACGACCTCGGCACGCCGGCCGGCTGGTGGCGGGCGATCCTGTTCTACAACCAGGCCCTGGCGTACGGCCAGGACGTCTTCAGCGCGGCGGACGCCTACGCGGAGGCGAGCGTCGCGCCCTGA
- the efeU gene encoding iron uptake transporter permease EfeU produces MLFSSALIGLREGLEAALVVSILVAFLVKTERRHALRWVWPGVAAAVLLSIAVGAVLTYTTAQLSFEHQELLGGSLSIVAVVFVTAMIFWMRKASKSIAAELRGKMDDALDVGPAAVLLLSFLAVGREGLETAVFFYSAVQTAQSNTVRPLIGFAVGIAAAVVLAWLLYKGAVRFNLGKFFTITGVLLVFVAAGVLGYGLHDLQEAAFLPGIGTLAFDASDALPETSWYGALLKGIFNYSQQTTVLQAVAWIAYVAIVLPLFLKPSKKTAPAPAAAAASKE; encoded by the coding sequence GTGTTGTTCTCGAGCGCGTTGATCGGGCTGCGCGAAGGCCTGGAAGCCGCGCTGGTCGTCAGCATCCTGGTGGCCTTCCTCGTCAAGACCGAGCGGCGCCACGCGCTGCGCTGGGTGTGGCCGGGCGTCGCCGCCGCGGTGCTGCTGTCGATCGCCGTCGGCGCGGTCCTCACCTACACGACCGCGCAGCTGTCCTTCGAGCACCAGGAGCTGCTCGGCGGGAGCCTGTCGATCGTCGCCGTCGTGTTCGTCACCGCGATGATCTTCTGGATGCGCAAGGCGTCGAAGAGCATCGCCGCCGAACTGCGCGGGAAGATGGACGACGCGCTGGACGTCGGCCCCGCGGCCGTGCTGCTGCTGTCGTTCCTCGCCGTCGGGCGCGAGGGGCTGGAAACCGCGGTGTTCTTCTACTCCGCCGTCCAGACCGCGCAATCGAACACCGTGCGCCCGCTGATCGGTTTCGCCGTCGGCATCGCGGCCGCGGTCGTGCTCGCCTGGTTGCTCTACAAGGGGGCCGTCCGGTTCAACCTGGGCAAGTTCTTCACGATCACCGGCGTCCTGCTGGTGTTCGTCGCCGCGGGCGTGCTCGGCTACGGCCTCCACGACCTGCAGGAAGCCGCCTTCCTCCCGGGCATCGGCACCCTGGCGTTCGACGCGTCGGACGCGCTGCCCGAGACGTCCTGGTACGGCGCGCTGCTGAAGGGCATCTTCAACTACTCGCAGCAGACGACCGTGCTGCAGGCCGTCGCCTGGATCGCCTACGTCGCGATCGTCCTGCCCCTCTTCCTCAAGCCCAGCAAGAAGACCGCGCCGGCACCCGCCGCCGCGGCCGCCTCGAAGGAGTGA
- the efeO gene encoding iron uptake system protein EfeO: protein MTVRKTPALAVLAGAAVLVTLAACDSKSDTGSAAAGGGPIKVSASDTACEVSATTAGAGNVTFEITNKGTKVTEFYLYAEGDRIMGEVENIAPGLNRRLIVEVADAGKYQTACKPGMAGNGIRGDFTVTGGVAKQNDTNAQKAQATKSYADYIANNTSALQDETAKFADLVKAGKVDEAKAAYARTRVYYERIEPVAEKFGDLDPAIDVREADLEPNQQFTGFHRLEKDLFQAGLQPDSGQIADKLVTDVKDLVAKTKTLELSALDLANGAKGLLDEVATGKITGEEEAFSHTDLWDFQANVDGSKGAITSLRPVLQAKDPALVSTLDKEFANVQALLDKQRAGDGFKLYTDLSQDQVKEFASAVDALSEPLSKVAEVVSK, encoded by the coding sequence GTGACCGTGCGCAAGACCCCCGCGCTGGCCGTACTGGCCGGCGCCGCCGTCCTGGTGACGCTGGCCGCGTGCGACAGCAAGAGCGACACCGGCAGTGCCGCGGCCGGCGGTGGCCCGATCAAGGTCTCGGCGTCCGACACCGCCTGCGAGGTCTCCGCGACCACGGCCGGCGCGGGCAACGTGACCTTCGAGATCACCAACAAGGGCACCAAGGTCACCGAGTTCTACCTCTACGCCGAGGGCGACCGGATCATGGGCGAGGTCGAGAACATCGCGCCCGGGCTGAACCGGCGGCTGATCGTCGAGGTCGCCGACGCCGGCAAGTACCAGACCGCGTGCAAGCCCGGCATGGCCGGCAACGGCATCCGCGGCGACTTCACCGTCACCGGCGGCGTCGCGAAGCAGAACGACACGAACGCGCAGAAGGCCCAGGCCACCAAGAGCTACGCCGACTACATCGCGAACAACACCTCCGCGCTGCAGGACGAGACGGCGAAGTTCGCCGACCTGGTGAAGGCGGGCAAGGTCGACGAGGCGAAGGCCGCGTACGCGCGCACCCGCGTCTACTACGAGCGGATCGAGCCGGTGGCCGAGAAGTTCGGCGACCTCGACCCGGCCATCGACGTCCGCGAGGCCGACCTCGAGCCGAACCAGCAGTTCACCGGCTTCCACCGGCTGGAGAAGGACCTGTTCCAGGCGGGTCTGCAGCCCGACAGCGGCCAGATCGCCGACAAGCTGGTGACCGACGTCAAGGACCTGGTCGCCAAGACGAAGACCCTCGAGCTGTCCGCCTTGGACCTCGCGAACGGCGCGAAGGGCCTGCTCGACGAGGTCGCGACCGGCAAGATCACCGGCGAGGAAGAGGCCTTCTCGCACACCGACCTCTGGGACTTCCAGGCCAATGTGGACGGTTCGAAGGGCGCGATCACCTCGCTGCGGCCGGTCCTGCAGGCCAAGGACCCGGCGCTGGTGTCCACTCTGGACAAGGAGTTCGCGAACGTCCAGGCGCTGCTCGACAAGCAGCGCGCCGGTGACGGCTTCAAGCTGTACACCGACCTTTCCCAGGACCAGGTCAAGGAGTTCGCCTCGGCCGTCGACGCGCTGAGCGAACCGCTGAGCAAGGTTGCGGAGGTCGTCTCCAAGTGA